In Salarias fasciatus chromosome 2, fSalaFa1.1, whole genome shotgun sequence, one genomic interval encodes:
- the LOC115397932 gene encoding SLAIN motif-containing protein-like isoform X2, with protein MVVPDSAGMVPPPDNGSPTGLTESSVPGCEEAGDEGQDSAGVELEEVRKLQELVRRLEVQNETIRNRGSKAIIHRGANSNITAADININERLACDEVANSRLRLEPSDGLGVTDLKLSPPQEGSSSEDMSPLPVDRLKEEDEEEEVEEEDRGPCGGFLTLTRSNGAGQSQGESQTPESPSQESYESETLAESDSGVDQTALDEVDVLDLEDECADVEDSWLYVSPKKQVAEAGPHSPLKWCRQALDHRSPETEMACRTFINRLDQCATSMQSALSSQSSIDSELSTSDDSISMGYKLQDLTDVQIMARLQEESLRQDYASSSASASRRSSTASLQSLRRGGTYSDQEFDTYSLEDEEDECCSMPQRRHRFTPSPLGSPRCLSPSTSNHGQEYGSRLGAPRTRAPRRSLQGPSAELLKFAKSEEELRHSMPNLAPRTSLRSLEAVRNSRSMEANLQSSGNRMSHLTHTPSTGMTCSRMRTGGQSPLSMRTPVKAVTPVGSMAPGRQPSRGLPVIQAPCSGAGRRVQSPGSANGGGYAPGRGSAGTGRAGVGRGQAGSSASTRSKLSHPTRRSMGMTRLSDESWKDGCY; from the exons ATGGTGGTCCCGGACAGCGCCGGCATGGTCCCTCCACCTGACAACGGCAGCCCGACTGGCCTCACGGAGAGCTCGGTGCCAGGGTGCGAGGAGGCGGGGGACGAAGGGCAAGACTCGGcgggggtggagctggaggaggtccGGAAGCTGCAGGAGCTCGTCCGCAGGTTGGAGGTGCAGAATGAAACCATACGCAACCGAGGGAGCAAGGCCATCATCCACAGAGGGGCGAACAGCAACATCACGGCGGCCGACATCAACATCAACGAGCGCCTGGCATGTGACGAGGTCGCCAACTCCCGCCTCAGGTTGGAGCCCAGCGACGGTTTGGGGGTCACGGACTTGAAGCTGTCGCCCCCGCAggagggcagcagcagcgaggacATGTCCCCTCTACCTGTGGACAGGCTGAAGgaagaggacgaagaggaggaggtggaagaggaggatcGGGGTCCGTGTGGGGGGTTTTTAACGTTGACCCGCAGCAACGGAGCGGGACAGTCTCAGGGGGAAAGCCAGACTCCGGAGAGTCCGTCTCAGGAGAGCTATGAGTCAGAGACACTTGCAGAGAGCGACTCGGGGGTGGACCAGACTGCGCTGGATGAAGTGGACGTCCTAGATTTGGAGGATGAGTGTGCGGATGTGGAGGACAGTTG GTTGTACGTGTCTCCTAAAAAGCAAGTGGCTGAAGCGGGCCCACATTCCCCGCTGAAGTGGTGTCGGCAGGCTCTCGACCACCGCAGCCCGGAGACAGAAATGGCGTGCCGGACTTTCATCAACCGCTTGGACCAGT GTGCCACCAGTATGCAGTCGGCCCTGAGCTCCCAGTCGTCCATCGACAGTGAGCTCAGCACGTCGGACGACTCCATCTCTATGGGCTACAAGCTGCAGGATCTCACTGACGTCCAGATCATGGCCCGCCTTCAGGAAGAAA GTTTGAGGCAGGATTACGCCTCCAGCTCGGCGTCGGCATCGCGCCGCAGCTCCACCGCCTCCCTGCAGTCGCTGCGCCGCGGCGGCACCTACAGCGACCAGGAGTTCGACACGTACagcctggaggacgaggaggacgagtgCTGCTCCATGCCGCAGCGCCGGCACCGCTTCACGCCCTCCCCGCTGGGCTCGCCGCGgtgcctctctccctccacgTCCAACCACGGCCAGGAATACGGCAGTCGGCTGGGGGCCCCACGCACACGGGCGCCCAGGCGGTCCCTCCAGGGTCCCAGTGCAGAGCTGCTCAAATTCGCCAAGAGTGAAG aGGAGTTGAGGCACAGCATGCCTAATCTGGCCCCCCGCACCAGCCTGCGTTCCCTGGAAGCAGTCAGAAACAGCCGCAGCATGGAGGCTAACCTCCAGAGCTCTGGCAACCGCATGTCTCACCTGACTCACACCCCCTCCACAG GCATGACGTGCAGCCGGATGCGCACCGGCGGCCAGTCGCCTCTGTCCATGCGGACCCCGGTGAAGGCCGTCACTCCCGTGGGCTCCATGGCGCCCGGCCGTCAGCCCTCCAGAGGTCTGCCCGTCATACAAGCGCCGTGTTCGGGAGCGGGACGCAGGGTCCAGTCGCCGGGGTCTGCGAACGGAGGCGGATATGCACCCGGGAGGGGGTCCGCAGGGACAGGACGGGCCGGCGTGGGGCGAGGCCAGGCTGGGTCTTCGGCCTCAACTCGGAGTAAACTCTCACATCCCACCCGGAG GTCTATGGGCATGACCAGACTCTCAGATGAATCCTGGAAAGACGGCTGTTACTGA
- the LOC115397932 gene encoding SLAIN motif-containing protein-like isoform X1, which translates to MVVPDSAGMVPPPDNGSPTGLTESSVPGCEEAGDEGQDSAGVELEEVRKLQELVRRLEVQNETIRNRGSKAIIHRGANSNITAADININERLACDEVANSRLRLEPSDGLGVTDLKLSPPQEGSSSEDMSPLPVDRLKEEDEEEEVEEEDRGPCGGFLTLTRSNGAGQSQGESQTPESPSQESYESETLAESDSGVDQTALDEVDVLDLEDECADVEDSWLYVSPKKQVAEAGPHSPLKWCRQALDHRSPETEMACRTFINRLDQSSRWRNMYSSPSEAGSAGSAGSGLISPGYHKSTNKSLLTCGSSGATSMQSALSSQSSIDSELSTSDDSISMGYKLQDLTDVQIMARLQEESLRQDYASSSASASRRSSTASLQSLRRGGTYSDQEFDTYSLEDEEDECCSMPQRRHRFTPSPLGSPRCLSPSTSNHGQEYGSRLGAPRTRAPRRSLQGPSAELLKFAKSEEELRHSMPNLAPRTSLRSLEAVRNSRSMEANLQSSGNRMSHLTHTPSTGMTCSRMRTGGQSPLSMRTPVKAVTPVGSMAPGRQPSRGLPVIQAPCSGAGRRVQSPGSANGGGYAPGRGSAGTGRAGVGRGQAGSSASTRSKLSHPTRRSMGMTRLSDESWKDGCY; encoded by the exons ATGGTGGTCCCGGACAGCGCCGGCATGGTCCCTCCACCTGACAACGGCAGCCCGACTGGCCTCACGGAGAGCTCGGTGCCAGGGTGCGAGGAGGCGGGGGACGAAGGGCAAGACTCGGcgggggtggagctggaggaggtccGGAAGCTGCAGGAGCTCGTCCGCAGGTTGGAGGTGCAGAATGAAACCATACGCAACCGAGGGAGCAAGGCCATCATCCACAGAGGGGCGAACAGCAACATCACGGCGGCCGACATCAACATCAACGAGCGCCTGGCATGTGACGAGGTCGCCAACTCCCGCCTCAGGTTGGAGCCCAGCGACGGTTTGGGGGTCACGGACTTGAAGCTGTCGCCCCCGCAggagggcagcagcagcgaggacATGTCCCCTCTACCTGTGGACAGGCTGAAGgaagaggacgaagaggaggaggtggaagaggaggatcGGGGTCCGTGTGGGGGGTTTTTAACGTTGACCCGCAGCAACGGAGCGGGACAGTCTCAGGGGGAAAGCCAGACTCCGGAGAGTCCGTCTCAGGAGAGCTATGAGTCAGAGACACTTGCAGAGAGCGACTCGGGGGTGGACCAGACTGCGCTGGATGAAGTGGACGTCCTAGATTTGGAGGATGAGTGTGCGGATGTGGAGGACAGTTG GTTGTACGTGTCTCCTAAAAAGCAAGTGGCTGAAGCGGGCCCACATTCCCCGCTGAAGTGGTGTCGGCAGGCTCTCGACCACCGCAGCCCGGAGACAGAAATGGCGTGCCGGACTTTCATCAACCGCTTGGACCAGT CGTCTCGGTGGAGGAACATGTACAGCAGCCCGTCTGAGGCGGGCTCGGCAGGCTCGGCAGGCTCCGGCCTGATCTCTCCTGGGTACCACAAATCGACTAACAAATCCCTACTAACCTGTGGCAGCTCAG GTGCCACCAGTATGCAGTCGGCCCTGAGCTCCCAGTCGTCCATCGACAGTGAGCTCAGCACGTCGGACGACTCCATCTCTATGGGCTACAAGCTGCAGGATCTCACTGACGTCCAGATCATGGCCCGCCTTCAGGAAGAAA GTTTGAGGCAGGATTACGCCTCCAGCTCGGCGTCGGCATCGCGCCGCAGCTCCACCGCCTCCCTGCAGTCGCTGCGCCGCGGCGGCACCTACAGCGACCAGGAGTTCGACACGTACagcctggaggacgaggaggacgagtgCTGCTCCATGCCGCAGCGCCGGCACCGCTTCACGCCCTCCCCGCTGGGCTCGCCGCGgtgcctctctccctccacgTCCAACCACGGCCAGGAATACGGCAGTCGGCTGGGGGCCCCACGCACACGGGCGCCCAGGCGGTCCCTCCAGGGTCCCAGTGCAGAGCTGCTCAAATTCGCCAAGAGTGAAG aGGAGTTGAGGCACAGCATGCCTAATCTGGCCCCCCGCACCAGCCTGCGTTCCCTGGAAGCAGTCAGAAACAGCCGCAGCATGGAGGCTAACCTCCAGAGCTCTGGCAACCGCATGTCTCACCTGACTCACACCCCCTCCACAG GCATGACGTGCAGCCGGATGCGCACCGGCGGCCAGTCGCCTCTGTCCATGCGGACCCCGGTGAAGGCCGTCACTCCCGTGGGCTCCATGGCGCCCGGCCGTCAGCCCTCCAGAGGTCTGCCCGTCATACAAGCGCCGTGTTCGGGAGCGGGACGCAGGGTCCAGTCGCCGGGGTCTGCGAACGGAGGCGGATATGCACCCGGGAGGGGGTCCGCAGGGACAGGACGGGCCGGCGTGGGGCGAGGCCAGGCTGGGTCTTCGGCCTCAACTCGGAGTAAACTCTCACATCCCACCCGGAG GTCTATGGGCATGACCAGACTCTCAGATGAATCCTGGAAAGACGGCTGTTACTGA
- the tmsb1 gene encoding thymosin beta 1 codes for MGDANPVNDEVQNFDKGKLKKTDTKESNTLPTKEVIEQEKKEQTTPSTTS; via the exons ATGGGAGACGCTAATCCAGTCAACGATGAGGTGCAGAATTTTGACAAGGGGAAGCTGAAAAAGACCGACACAAAGGAGAGTAACACTCTTCCAACCAAGGAGG TAATTGAACAGGAGAAGAAAGAACAGACGACACCGTCGACAACATCGTGA
- the LOC115403520 gene encoding solute carrier family 25 member 53-like has translation MARTADLRGDGDGHGEPVARFQSYLHGGTSSLVSTLPTVIVFPVYKTVFRQQIHNTPVHQAVGQLYKEGPVKLYRGVVPPLLMRTLNGTLLFGLQDSIHHQLSLSSQNVVSASALPALAGFGAGIVEAVVFTPFERVQNVLQNGQNDRQLPSLKSVLVKLKAQRMSSGFYRAFLPITVRNALGSSLYFGLKGPVCAVVAGQGLSPVASSFVSGTLTSMAISLALYPLSVLVANMQAQVGAEKKGVWLCWKDLWRSRGRSVALLYRGGSLVILRSCITWGITTAIYDLQKKSSD, from the coding sequence ATGGCGAGAACTGCTGACCTTAGAGGTGATGGAGATGGCCATGGGGAGCCGGTGGCTCGTTTCCAGAGTTACCTGCACGGAGGAACCTCCAGCTTGGTGTCGACACTCCCCACTGTTATCGTCTTCCCAGTCTATAAGACTGTTTTCCGTCAACAAATCCACAACACCCCAGTTCACCAGGCAGTGGGACAGCTGTACAAGGAGGGACCTGTGAAGCTGTACAGGGGCGTGGTTCCACCACTTCTCATGAGGACACTGAATGGGACCCTTCTCTTTGGCCTCCAAGACTCCATTCATCATCAACTGTCCTTGTCTTCCCAAAATGTTGTCTCTGCCTCGGCCCTGCCCGCTCTGGCTGGGTTTGGCGCCGGTATAGTAGAAGCTGTGGTGTTCACTCCCTTCGAACGTGTTCAAAATGTGCTACAAAATGGTCAGAATGACCGCCAGTTGCCCTCCTTGAAGAGTGTCCTTGTTAAGCTGAAAGCACAGAGGATGTCTTCTGGTTTCTACAGAGCCTTCCTGCCCATCACGGTCCGCAACGCACTCGGCAGCTCCCTGTACTTCGGCCTGAAGGGCCCCGTGTGTGCAGTCGTGGCGGGGCAGGGACTCTCTCCGGTGGCCTCCTCCTTCGTCTCCGGGACGCTGACCTCAATGGCGATCAGCCTGGCTCTGTACCCGCTCTCCGTGCTGGTGGCGAACATGCAGGCACAGGTGGGGGCGGAGAAGAAAGGGGTCTGGCTTTGCTGGAAGGATCTGTGGAGGTCCCGAGGCCGGAGCGTAGCTCTCCTGTACCGAGGAGGCTCCCTGGTTATTCTGAGATCTTGTATCACATGGGGAATCACCACCGCGATTTATGACTTACAGAAGAAATCATCAGACTAA
- the prps1b gene encoding ribose-phosphate pyrophosphokinase 1 isoform X1 translates to MPNIKIFSGSSHPDLSQKIADRLGLELGKVVTKKFSNQETCVEIGESVRGEDVYIVQSGCGEINDNLMELLIMINACKIASASRVSAVIPCFPYARQDKKDKVGSRAPISAKLVANMLSVSGADHIITMDLHASQIQGFFDIPVDNLYAEPAVLKWIKENIPEWKNCIIVSPDAGGAKRVTSIADRLNVDFALIHKERKKANEVDRMVLVGDVTDRVAILVDDMADTCGTICHAADKLISAGATKVYAILTHGIFSGPAIQRINNACFEAVVVTNTIPQEDKMKHCPKIQVIDISMILAEAIRRTHNGESVSYLFSHVPL, encoded by the exons ATGCCTAATATCAAAATATTTAGCGGGAGCTCGCATCCGGACCTCTCACAGAAAATAGCAGACCGCCTGGGTCTGGAGCTGGGGAAGGTTGTGACGAAGAAATTCAGCAACCAAGAGACATG CGTGGAGATAGGAGAGAGCGTCCGCGGAGAAGATGTTTACATCGTGCAGAGTGGCTGTGGGGAGATCAATGACAatctgatggagctgctgatcaTGATCAATGCTTGCAAGATTGCCTCGGCCTCCAGGGTCTCCGCTGTCATCCCCTGCTTTCCCTATGCCCGGCAAGACAAGAAGGACAAGGTGGGG agccGTGCTCCCATCTCTGCCAAATTGGTGGCCAACATGCTGTCTGTGTCCGGCGCCGACCATATCATCACTATGGACTTGCACGCATCACAGATACAG GGGTTCTTTGATATCCCGGTCGATAACCTGTATGCAGAGCCAGCTGTGCTGAAATGGATCAAAGAAAACATCCCTGAATGGAAAAACTGCATCATCGTCTCCCCAGATGCCGGAGGAGCCAAGAG GGTCACCTCGATAGCGGACAGACTGAATGTGGACTTCGCCCTGATCcacaaggagagaaaaaaggcGAACGAGGTGGACCGCATGGTTCTCGTTGGAGATGTGACGGACCGGGTCGCCATTCTCGTGGATGACATGGCCGACACGTGTGGCACAATCTGCCACGCCGCTGACAA ATTAATATCTGCTGGCGCCACCAAGGTGTACGCCATCCTGACCCATGGCATCTTCTCCGGCCCGGCCATTCAGCGCATCAACAATGCCTGTTTTGAGGCCGTGGTGGTCACCAATACAATTCCTCAGGAGGATAAAATGAAGCATTGCCCCAAAATTCAA GTGATCGACATCTCCATGATCCTTGCGGAGGCTATTCGTAGAACTCACAACGGCGAGTCTGTGTCATACCTGTTCAGCCATGTTCCCTTGTAA
- the prps1b gene encoding ribose-phosphate pyrophosphokinase 1 isoform X2, whose product MPNIKIFSGSSHPDLSQKIADRLGLELGKVVTKKFSNQETCVEIGESVRGEDVYIVQSGCGEINDNLMELLIMINACKIASASRVSAVIPCFPYARQDKKDKSRAPISAKLVANMLSVSGADHIITMDLHASQIQGFFDIPVDNLYAEPAVLKWIKENIPEWKNCIIVSPDAGGAKRVTSIADRLNVDFALIHKERKKANEVDRMVLVGDVTDRVAILVDDMADTCGTICHAADKLISAGATKVYAILTHGIFSGPAIQRINNACFEAVVVTNTIPQEDKMKHCPKIQVIDISMILAEAIRRTHNGESVSYLFSHVPL is encoded by the exons ATGCCTAATATCAAAATATTTAGCGGGAGCTCGCATCCGGACCTCTCACAGAAAATAGCAGACCGCCTGGGTCTGGAGCTGGGGAAGGTTGTGACGAAGAAATTCAGCAACCAAGAGACATG CGTGGAGATAGGAGAGAGCGTCCGCGGAGAAGATGTTTACATCGTGCAGAGTGGCTGTGGGGAGATCAATGACAatctgatggagctgctgatcaTGATCAATGCTTGCAAGATTGCCTCGGCCTCCAGGGTCTCCGCTGTCATCCCCTGCTTTCCCTATGCCCGGCAAGACAAGAAGGACAAG agccGTGCTCCCATCTCTGCCAAATTGGTGGCCAACATGCTGTCTGTGTCCGGCGCCGACCATATCATCACTATGGACTTGCACGCATCACAGATACAG GGGTTCTTTGATATCCCGGTCGATAACCTGTATGCAGAGCCAGCTGTGCTGAAATGGATCAAAGAAAACATCCCTGAATGGAAAAACTGCATCATCGTCTCCCCAGATGCCGGAGGAGCCAAGAG GGTCACCTCGATAGCGGACAGACTGAATGTGGACTTCGCCCTGATCcacaaggagagaaaaaaggcGAACGAGGTGGACCGCATGGTTCTCGTTGGAGATGTGACGGACCGGGTCGCCATTCTCGTGGATGACATGGCCGACACGTGTGGCACAATCTGCCACGCCGCTGACAA ATTAATATCTGCTGGCGCCACCAAGGTGTACGCCATCCTGACCCATGGCATCTTCTCCGGCCCGGCCATTCAGCGCATCAACAATGCCTGTTTTGAGGCCGTGGTGGTCACCAATACAATTCCTCAGGAGGATAAAATGAAGCATTGCCCCAAAATTCAA GTGATCGACATCTCCATGATCCTTGCGGAGGCTATTCGTAGAACTCACAACGGCGAGTCTGTGTCATACCTGTTCAGCCATGTTCCCTTGTAA